The sequence CGTGGACTCGGCGCGATTCGCGCTGACTTGGGCGGAATCTCGCCGAATCGGCCGGAATCGGCCGTATCGGCCGTATCGGGCGAAACCGCCGAAATTTCCGGTTCAGCCCGATACGGCCGATTCAGGccgaaatttaaaaaaaaaaaaaaatagaaaggtgCGAAACGCACCGTATGAACTAAACCTAAACCTACTTCAGCCAAAACAGAACACTACATTCTCACttcaccaaattaaaaaaaatctcatccgTGCTCTTATTATTTCAtagctctctgcctctctgcctctctgctcTCGCTCTCAGCTGTGTGCTCGCTCTCACTCGTGAGCTGTGTGCTCTGCCCTCCATCTTGGTCGTTGCCTTCAAGCTTCAGCCCTCCATCTCTGCCTTTACTCTCTCCGTCTCCCCTGTTCAAGCTTCAACCCTTCGGCcttcactttcaagtttcaagtttcaatctCTTTCACGCAttctcaactctctctcacgcattctcaagtctcaactcaGGTATTAATAAAGCTTTCACTTTCAATCTTAGTTTGATTtagtttgatttgtgatttgtgaatgtgatttgtgaatcttagtttgtgatttgtgaatgtGATTTGTGAATCTTAGTTTGATTTAGCTTTCACTTTCAAATTCTtagttttatttagttaatagttatcaAATAATAGTTTGAGTTGAGAATAATAGTTTGTGAATCTGTAAACTTGGTTAATATCATGAACTGTGAATCTATGAATCTGTGACACTGTGAATTTGTGAACTTGGTTtgatttattctaaatttatttagttaatagttattatttgtaggttaaattcaatttattgaATTTGCAATGGACGAAGTTACTAGCACAGAAACTTCACCTTCGTCTAATCAAGAAGTGCCAAATGATGAATCTTCTCTTTGGCAGTATGTGACTAAAGTAGAAAAACCTGCTGGTGCATCTGTTAAATCAGGGGGAAACACATATTTTAAGTGCAATTATTGTGGTGTAGTTTATATGGGATCTTATTCTAGGGTTAAGgctcatttgttaaaaattccTAATAAAGGAATTAAACCGTGCCCTAAGGTGACACCGAGTCATAGGCTGGAAATGCAGCAAATGTATGATAAAGTTGAGAATGATAAGTTAGAGAGGGAACGGAGAAGTCAAATTCCCTTACCCCCACCTCCCCCAGGCCGTGGGCCTATACCTATTTCCCAATTTCGGAGACATGAAAGGAGTGATAGTACAAATCCGATTGATGGTAAGAGGAGGAAGGTGGCTGTAAATAATACTTTGGAGAAAGCATAccagaataatgctagacatgaGTTGGATAGTACAATTGCTAGGATGTTTTACACCGCTGGGCTTCCGTTTAACTTTGCAAGGAACCCATATTATCGTAATTCCTATGCATATGCTGCTACTCATAGCATTCCGGGTTATGTTCCTCCTGGATACAATGCTTTGagaacaacacttttgcaaaaagaaagagcTCATGTTGAAGgacttttgaaaccaattaaggaCTTTTGGCTTGAACATGGTGTAAGTATAGTTTCTGATGGATGGTCTGATCCACAAAGGAggcctcttattaatattatggccGTATCGATGGGGGTCCAAAGGTTTATAAAGGCAATTGATGGGTCAGGTGAATTCAAAGACAAACATTATATTGGGGTGTTGAAGGATGCTATAAAAGAGATTGGACATGAAAAAGTTGTCCAAGTCATCACCGATAATGCTAGTGTGATGAAGGTCGGATCTCTTATTGAAAGTGagtatcctaaaatattttggacaccctgcgttgtccacactctcaatctagctttgaagaatatttgtgcagcaaaaaacactgaaaagaatgaagttacatatgaggaatgtagttggattacacgtattggtgatgatgcatccttcatacgtgtttttatcatgaaccattcaatgaggttggcaatgtttaatgaattttgtccattaaaacTGCTCCAAGTTGCTGATACTAGATTTGCTTCAGTTGTTGTAATGCTAAAaaggttgaagttgataaaaagatgcCTTCAAGCCATGGCTATTAGTGACCAATGGGCTTCTTATAGGGAGGATGATGTTGGAAAAGCTCAAAAAGTGAAAGATCTGATTCTAAGTGATCTTTGGTGGGATAATATTGATTATATCCTTGAATTCACAGcacctatttatgatatgctACGAATGGCCGACACAGATAAGCCTTGTCTTCATCTTATGTATGAAATGTGGGATTCAATGATAGAGAAGGTGAAAGCAGCAATATATCGGCACGAAGGCTTGGAAGATGATCAGCATTGCtcattttggagtgtggtgtatGATATACTCATTGATCGATGGACTAAAAACTGTACACCACTACATTGCTTAGctcattccttaaatcctaagtaagtacatttattttttattttctttagttcccctttctagtaaaacacaccttttatttatatttgttttttaatctttaactctagGTATTACTCCATTGAATGGCTTTCGGAAAATCCAAAACGCGTTGCTCCACATCGAGATTatgaaatttctatggaaaGGTGCAAGTGTTTAGATCGATACTTTGAAGATGGGAATGAATTAAGTGTGGTGAAGTTTGAGTTTGCAGCATTTTCAGGAGGGAGGTTTCCTTCACCGCCTGCCTTGACGTATAGGTGGATCTTACAACCTTTGGATTGGTGGCAATACCATGGTACCgcatttccaactcttcaaacccttgcccttaagcttcttggacaaccttgctcatcctcatgtgctgagaggaattggagcacatacaaattcattcattccttaaaaagaaacaaaatggctcCTGCACGTGCTGATgatttggtatatgtgcattCTAATCTTCGACTCTTGTCAAGGCGCAATGCGGAGTACATACATACCGCAACAAAGATGTGGGACATTGGAGGAGACTCTTGGAATGAGAGCGACATACATGGAGGAGCTGAATTCTTGAGAGTGCAACCCTTACTCTTGATGAGCCGAGTTGGAGGCCATAGTTATTGGGAATGTTAGCACTAGTGCTACtactagtgaaagtgaagttcgaagtgaagttcgaagtgaatctattgatcttgatgatgaagatgttgggatttgattgtcttgttgattgtcttttatttagttttagtttcaaacttatgagttgtattctaatttctgaACATCTTTaaatgttttagtttcaatcttgtgggttgtatttaatttatgaacatcatgttttagttattatctactgttgttcttaaatttggtatatgtttatataatgtgaaaaagtatgcttagtaatatattaaaaatataaataaatatatttttaataattttttaatcgccgagtcccgccgcacccgcacccacctttttcaaaaattgccgagtcccgcacccgcacccgcacccgtgcttcataggttttgtatgagatgcaaaactaatttttccaaCAGATACTTGGTTTACTTTCCCagtattctttttgtttgtgttgAAAAATCATATTTCCTAGCAATAATTACTTAATTCTAGACTTAATCAAGCACATTTTCAAGAGTAAttgaaaaagtaaattaaaGGTTATTTTTATTCAGTCAACTTCTTCGTACATATTCTTAAAGGAAATGGCAATCGTTGTTTCCTTTAATTCAATTTTCCATTGAGCTCAGCTAGCGGTGGAGGTGGACATATAGGAGTACTGCTACCCTCACACATGCATTGACCGTCAACACAGCAGCTATTGAGTCCTTGACACACGCTGGTGCAGTTAATCATTCTAGGACATCGAAATTTTATTGCTTCCACTGTTGGCACGTCCAAAAATAGCATGACTGCACAATAGTGTTCTCCTATTAGTCAGCTTAtacaaagaaatgaaaaacatcTAGCtccacatgagagagagagagagagagagagagagagagacagagagagagagaaaccagaTGTGAGAACCATAGAGACGACCAAGATAGTTTGCAAGTTAAATGATGTTTTCTGCATCGTGTTTCGGGTTGTGCTGAAGCTGAAAACTGTAATTGTTGTGCTTTTAATTTGCTACGTGGTCGTGAAGATGCTACTAGAAATACTTATAGGAATGGGCATGCTTGGCATTGGGGCAAGAAAAAATCTAGAGTTAAATTTGATATCTCTGGTCAGATCACGATCTGCTTTCTATGGAAAGAATTTTTATTACCTTTGTCTGTTTGTTGAAATTGGATAGTTATAATTGGATCTTTGTATTAACttttctaattgtttttttcataTGTCGGATATGATTTGAAACTTATGGGTCAATTTcaaaatgattgtttttttattttaaaattatagtaaTTTAGACAAGATTCAATTACGACTTACAAGTTTCTTATTCAACAACATTCTTCACACATTTGGCTAATAAGAATCCACGTCTCAATATCAACCTAAAGTAACAGCttcttttattactttataAGTAAGTTTGAAGTAGaacaaaaatatacattttctttttgttttaaatttttttttcccgttTTCTCTTTCCTCCATTCATAATGAAACAAGTTGaatgttataattattattttcttctataatttttctacacattataaaaatttaaatattattaactCTAAAAAACATAGGTTACACGTTATTAGTATGAACAAAATGGTGTATTAcactttttcaacaaaaaatttcaccacATTTACAATTTTCCTTCGCCTTCAAACTATCCATGCTTGATTGAGACCCtaattttgaaagaattttataaaTGTGACCATGATATCTAAATCAGTGGTTAAATGTCACGCAAATTGGGTCCAATTAGAAATTATCCTCATTTTTTGCAATGAAACACTCTCTTTTTGAGTGTAACCAATATCGTATTTtgtcaactaagatggtttCTTTaaatcatggaagtgaagactccTAGTTGATTTGTTGTTGTGTCTTAAGTGTGTAATACACATTGTATTGAACcgttgtgagattaattattccaTTAACAATTGTAATCGAAATAGTAAATTTCACGACATCTATTTTAATGTACTCTCAATTCTGAGAGGATTGTGAATCTGATCAATAAATTTAGGtttctttgatatatcaagagtgagatcttaTCTAATAGTCAAAACTTAATATGTTGGGCAACTACACATAGTGCttagggaacacatattctcatgatggaatccataatctttTTCTAGCGACACAAAATATCTCTTGAGATAGGTTTAATGGGAACTTTTTGTTCAAGGTGCTTGGCCAGCCATTTAGGaaagagttactaaagcttttatttaataaaataggttaacataaaatatatgaataactaaaatattaaactagGGAATTAAGGAATAAAATAGTGAATTACAAAGTAGTAGTGAATTATGACTTTTTTCACTATGGCTATgtcatggaggggtcaaatgctattttgaaaattatttggatataatttattaagaaggcctagagtgaaattatatttGCATATTGGAGcttgttatataatttataacaaCTTTGGGTTTGTCAAGAATTAATTGAAAGTACGAAGGCTGTTGTAGCAAAAATCATGTTTGTCCTTTTGGTTCCATCCCTAGCCACATAGTAAAGCCCAATTGAGATAGCTCAAAAGGAAAtctcaattagataattagtcgGATATTTAATAatagttattaaataaaataatttcctaGATAGATAAAATGTGTGTACAATTAAATGATGAGAAAATGATATTCCCTTTGATCTCTCTTGAACCCACTTTTCTGTTAAAATATAGAAGTGAAGGTATGGAGAACTCATTAAAAGACCACACATTTTTGGCATTAGGTGGAATTGGGATGAAGATTGAAGatgttcttaaaatattatatacttcTTGTTTTTGAACTTCATTCCATGAAGGTACATTTTCTATTCTTTGATTTAGAATTCATGGTTGCATGTTATCtcttatgaatgaagtagatcgtTGGGTTACTTTTTCGATATTGTTTTGTATATGATGCAAAATCTTGTTTCCCAACAATAATTACTTAATTGTTGTACATTAGACCAACTAAGGCATGGGGGATTGTATATGTGGTTGGATCTGGACCGTACACGTGGAGTGGTTATGAGCAAAGGAAGATGAAGCGTTGGCTAAAAAATCCTATCCTTGGTCTGCGCCAAAGGCTTGACTGCCTTAGGAAAGAAGTAAGATATGCACTGACTGTTagaatgtgtgcccttaaatcctattatatgatgctatgtattttattatgtatgacattatgtatgacttaatgttgtgtttaataaagttgttttgctattatctaaaataattgtaacatgaatatcaggacattatcatatagtccatgagatgcatagtatgtgattatgtgaaaagtcacagaagatataaatcacaagttctttgtaaactcagaattttagtttgtagtcggtgatgaaattaggcatttcatctatgaagactataacatatcaactaagatgatttgtcttgatcatggaaatggagatttctagttgatatgttgatatgttttaagagttaaaacatattgaactagaccgatgtgagatttattattctcctaaagactgtcatatgaataataaactcacgacttatatttgcaggaactcttaatcctgagagaataatgaacttgatcatgagatgtaggttgctttgatatatcaggagtgagatctaaagttacggtcaaaacctcagtatgttgggcaaccacatttaatgttgatgaaacatatattctcaagatggaattcatagtttcttaacggagatacaaaatattcccttgagataagtttaatgggtttgttattcaaaatgttaggcctaactactttagtaaatagttactagagtatatatttatgagattagatttcataaatatatgatgaataacttaaaggattaaaccgggtactcaaggataagatgtagtaatttacaaagtggcagtctacatttatgactttgtgttactatgaatattttatgaaggggttgcatgtataataaagtcttggaatataatttatagataaggcctagagtgcaactatatttatatagtggtattaaatataattaatggtaacttattctcgatcgatcgagaatctgtcaaggatcgatcgaggactgtggattcagaatttttttttttctaagtgtttttacatatataaagagcaaagcaatgtgtaattagtttatgcatgttttaaatttaaaaacctttatcttaaaacatctagtgggagagagatacaagggttgcatctcacaacctccattgttggttcatagtagtgtgaaatatatactttgtctttgcctagagcttagcattccatacggagagtatttatttcatggtcctacaagattggatttcttggtttatagtggtttgatcagaTGCCTTGTCTTAGTTTTGAGCTTTGCactccatgcggagggtgttttatcatggcaCTGCAAAATAaacctgttaaagggatgaaatgtgggtacacatgattctagacaatggtatacactagactaagtattatagtatcctctatgctgagttcttactattattacttggaggctaaatttaaaaaaggcatattattagtgtttgataagagttatcatgatagcactaataatgagaataattctcaatcaatcatagtatttaatattcactttatgctgaggaatattgaatatgagattgggttgtcgttgcatatattatgttatggttttattaaagttccatactatatgtttatatgctaaattgataatgtccagtttacttattgtattcatgtttattattttcagatttgtacatggcatcatttagcccacttgtttctatttttaattaaaaaaaacttactggatccaactatgttgactggaaaagaaatttggacattgttttaacagctgaagagcacaaatatgtgctcaCTCAACCATATCCTAGCTTTCTTTCATTAGATGCTcttcttgaggaaaaacaacgatatgattgttggcagaaatctaatgaaatggccaagtacTATATcttagcatctatctcaaatgttctacagcatcaaatgcaggatgtagaacttgcttcggacattatgcatagtctgaaggagatgtttggtgagcaaggccgttcagcaAGGCAAAAAACTATGAGACAAATTTacaataccaaaatggctaaaggtactccagtgagagagcattgtcttacaatgatctctaatttgaatacattagagattttaggtgccgatattgatggagaatcccaagtggatatgatattCCAGTCACTACCGAAATTATTAaaggaattcagactgaattataatatgaacaaaaaggtttattccttgtctgaattaatgaatgaattggtagaGGCGggaggcatccttggtacttctagtgttgaagccaatgttggtgaagcttctacttcttaaCCTAAGTCGAatggcaagggtaagaagaagaagaagaagaagaagaagaaggacttcgcTAAACAagagggtaaacaaattgccttgcGAGTTaccgacaaaggaaagaagctcaaaggaaagtgtttccattgtggtgaaaaaagacattggaagagaaattttcCAAAGTTTAAGGTGTCAGATTAAACATggtttgcatctcatacaaaacatatgcagcgaaaatttaatagatctacttcattcacaatcgataacatgcactatgtaagttttagaattcaagaacaagagagcgtacctcggtgtggtgaatttcaaaacaaaaatcggaaggacttgggaatacttttaatcttcactccaatttcactttacgcctaagatgtgtggtctctcaatcagtttcaaagaGAGAATGATAGAATGTCTTACTCTCATATATGTCTCATACAAaaatctctacagaaaattctgtgtatttctccctttgtatctaactgattatctaattaagcTGGCCTTtcgggccattccaattgggcttatgtatgtggcttggagtgggaccaaaagggttcaataagacattagctctaatgggccttgggcttttctgtcaactcttgacaagttcaaggaaaccattaactatatttaataccattatataaatatagttgcactctaagccttatctataaattatatgccaagactttattgtacatgcaaccccttcataaaatattcgtagtaatacaaagtaataaatatagactgtcactttgtaaattaatacatcttatccttgagtacccggtttaatcctttatagTTATTCAAcgtatatttatgaaatccaatctcataaatatatacttagtaacttcttaccaaagtggttaggcttaactctttgaataactgaacccattaaacttatctcaaggaaatattttatatctccgttaagagactatgaattccatcttgaaaatacatgttccatcatgaaaatacatgttccatcaatactaaatgtggctgtccaatatactgaggttttgaccgttaccttagatctcactcctgatatatcaaagcaacctacattttatgattaggtccattatcctctcaggattaagagttcatgcaaataaaagtcgtgagatttattatttaattaacagtcgttaggagaataataaatctcacagttatccagttcaatatgtcttaactcttaaaacatatcaacacatcaactagaagtttccacttccatgatcaagacaaatcatcttagttgatatgttatagtctttgcagatgaaacacccaatttcatcaccgactacgaactaaaattttgagtttacaaagaacttgtgacttatatcttctgtgactaaatcacataaataacatactatgcatctcatggaccaTATAATAATAtccgaatattcatgttaccattattttagattataataaaacaactttattaatcacaacattaagtaatacataatgtcatatataataacatacatagcatcatacaatagaatttaagggcactaatcctaacataagGCAGctaagaacaagggtatgacaacttcctttcttcttgaaatatgtttggtacagaatcccacggatttcgggtgtgtggattcaggttgtacaaatcatatctgcaattctttgcaggggtttcaagagaccagaaagttgaatgaaggagaattgtttattaccttagcggatgggagtagagttccagttgtagctgttggtgttgttaatttgtgctttgagtgtagggttttaatattggaagactgtctatttgtacctaatgttcgtaggaatttaatttctgcaacttatttaggttaacatgggtattgtattatcctgaaagacaatgttgtaataaagaaggataaaatatttatctgttctagcaatattgtagatggtcttaatattttaactcctaataagcatgaattatataattctgaattagataataattcacatgtgaaatcattaaagagaaagtttccttctactagtaaagcatatctttggcacttgcgtttaggtcatatcaattcaaacagaattcaaagacttatcaaagatggactcttggggtccatggactttgatgaattttcagtttgtgaatcttgtttgaaagggaaaatggtcaaacgaccttttaatgcaaaaggtagaagagctcaagatttgctagaaccagtacattcagatgtatatGGTcttatgtc comes from Castanea sativa cultivar Marrone di Chiusa Pesio chromosome 3, ASM4071231v1 and encodes:
- the LOC142628868 gene encoding uncharacterized protein LOC142628868, with the translated sequence MDEVTSTETSPSSNQEVPNDESSLWQYVTKVEKPAGASVKSGGNTYFKCNYCGVVYMGSYSRVKAHLLKIPNKGIKPCPKVTPSHRLEMQQMYDKVENDKLERERRSQIPLPPPPPGRGPIPISQFRRHERSDSTNPIDGKRRKVAVNNTLEKAYQNNARHELDSTIARMFYTAGLPFNFARNPYYRNSYAYAATHSIPGYVPPGYNALRTTLLQKERAHVEGLLKPIKDFWLEHGVSIVSDGWSDPQRRPLINIMAVSMGVQRFIKAIDGSGEFKDKHYIGVLKDAIKEIGHEKVVQVITDNASVMKVGSLIESEYPKIFWTPCVVHTLNLALKNICAAKNTEKNEVTYEECSWITRIGDDASFIRVFIMNHSMRLAMFNEFCPLKLLQVADTRFASVVVMLKRLKLIKRCLQAMAISDQWASYREDDVGKAQKVKDLILSDLWWDNIDYILEFTAPIYDMLRMADTDKPCLHLMYEMWDSMIEKVKAAIYRHEGLEDDQHCSFWSVVYDILIDRWTKNCTPLHCLAHSLNPKYYSIEWLSENPKRVAPHRDYEISMERCKCLDRYFEDGNELSVVKFEFAAFSGGRFPSPPALTNKMAPARADDLVYVHSNLRLLSRRNAEYIHTATKMWDIGGDSWNESDIHGGAEFLRVQPLLLMSRVGGHSYWEC